One genomic region from Siniperca chuatsi isolate FFG_IHB_CAS linkage group LG18, ASM2008510v1, whole genome shotgun sequence encodes:
- the notch1a gene encoding neurogenic locus notch homolog protein 1, translating to MYRFFVKLTFLIPAIVISQGLKCALPTESCLNGGRCEATSNGNGECKCPSDYVGNRCQYPSPCSPSPCRNGGECRAVSHGNTFDFRCVCRLGFTDRLCLTPTNHACMSSPCRNGGTCDLITLTAFRCRCPPGWSGKTCQLANPCASNPCANGGQCSAFDSTYICTCPPAFHGQTCKQDVNECAQTPSPCLNGGVCVNEVGSYNCRCLQEYTGQHCETLYMPCSPSPCQNGGTCVQKGDTTYDCSCLPGFTGQHCEHNIDDCPGHNCQNGGVCVDGVNTYNCQCPPHYTGQYCTENVDECELMPNACQNGGTCHDTHGSYHCVCVNGWTGDDCSENIDDCASAACYHGATCHDRVASFFCECPHGRTGLLCHLDDACISNPCQKGSNCDTNPVNGKAICTCPPGYTGSACNLDIDECSLGANPCEHGGRCLNTKGSFQCKCLQGYEGPRCEMDVNECMSNPCHNDATCLDQIGGFHCICMPGYEGVFCHINTNECASQPCLNNGKCIDKINSFYCECPKGFSGSLCQVDIDECASTPCKNGAKCTDGPNKYTCECAEGYTGQHCETDINECYSDPCHYGTCKDGLASFTCYCRPGYTGRLCETNINECLSQPCKNGGTCQDRENTYICACPKGTAGFNCEVNLDDCKSKPCDYGRCIDKINGYECACEPGYTGAMCNINIDECAINPCHNGGTCVDGINSFTCLCPEGYNDATCLSQVDECGSNPCIHGRCQDLINGYKCTCDSGWSGPNCDINNNECESNPCMNGGTCKDMTSGYHCTCRAGFTGPNCQTNINECASNPCLNQGTCIDDVAGYKCNCLLPYTGENCETLLAPCSPRPCKNGGVCKEAEDYQSFSCICPEGWQGQTCEIDINECVKSPCRNGAICHNTMGGYQCKCQPGYTGQKCETDTDDCKPNPCSNGGLCHDGINTFTCTCPLGFRGGRCEQDINECESNPCRNGANCTDCVNSYTCTCPPGFSGINCEINTNDCTDSSCFNGGTCVDGINAFTCLCLPGFTGSYCQYDINECDSKPCLNGGTCLDSYGTYKCTCPHGYTGVNCQNLVRWCDSSPCKNGGSCWQQGASYTCQCQTGWTGLYCDIPSVSCEVAAKQQGVEVAHLCRNSGQCLDAGNTHYCRCQAGYTGSYCQEQVDECSPNPCQNGAACTDYLGGYSCECVPGYHGVNCSKEINECQSQPCQNGGTCIDLINTYKCSCPRGTQGVHCEINLDDCTPSTDPLTNEPKCFNNGKCVDRIGGYQCVCPSGYVGERCEGDVNECLSDPCDPRGSYNCIQLTNSYRCECRTGYTGQRCDRVFDGCKGKPCRNGGTCAVASNTPHGFICKCPPGFTGSSCEYDSRSCGSLNCRNGGTCVSGHLGPRCLCPPTFTGPECQTPTDSLCISNPCYNGGTCQITPDVPFFQCSCPSNFNGLLCHILDYSFVGGFGRDITPPPEVEVSCEIPQCDEWAGNHICDSLCNNHACGWDGGDCSLNFDDPWQNCSAALQCWRYFNDGKCDGQCNSPGCLYDGFDCQGQEGQCNPLYDQYCKDHYADGHCDQGCNNAECEWDGLDCANNMPEKLADGHLVLVVHIPPEQLKNHSSAFLRDLSSVLHTNVVFRRDAKGEPMIFPYYGNEQDLVKHNVLKRSADRWPEWASMPANVLGQMKESVSAMVSPRKRRELDPVQVKGSVVYLEIDNRQCYQQSSECFQSATDVAAFLGALASSGNLNVPYIEAVTSVRPTPSSSELYPMYVVFLGLAALGFICLGVLVSRKRRREHGQLWFPEGFKVSEPSKKKRREPLGEDSVGLKPMKNSDINLMDDNQNEWDDEDPDCRRFRFEEQAMLDLSDHTDHRKWTQQHLDAADLRIASIAPTPPQGEIENDCMDVNVRGPDGFTPLMIASCSGGGLETGNSEEEEDPSAEIISDFIYQGANLHNQTDRTGETALHLAARYARSDAAKRLLESSADANVQDNMGRTPLHAAVAADAQGVFQILIRNRATDLDARMHDGTTPLILAARLAVEGMVEELINCHADANATDDSGKSALHWAAAVNNVEAAMVLLKNGANKDMQDNKEETPLFLAAREGSYETAKVLLEHFANREITDHLDQLPRDIAQERMHHDIVRLLDEYNVVRSPGLHSIPLSTSSLSPPLCSPNDYLSNLKPTLSVKKVRKLSSSGKGGKDGGKDNRVKKKKSLDGKGNLLDTSAVLSPVDSLESPHGYLSDVASPPMTSPFQQSPPMSLNHLQGNGDSHMGQMSMGKDMGRMSFDPNPPRLSHLPVSSPSNQGTTSIGGWVSRMHPGVGQQGSFTQAPPISHNMMGALHGVSTATLSHIMGYQNLQTSHLGSSAHMMQQAHSRQLQHQNSNSTTAGQSLNQSFPNVELNGSDMQQNNGCSMPIHTVMPQETQILGTQFLTPPSQHSYSGPMDNTPNHQLQVPDHPFLTPSPGSPDQWSSSSPHSNMSDWSEGISSPPTSIHSQMNLIPDQFK from the exons ATGTATCGTTTCTTTGTGAAACTAACATTTCTGATTCCTGCAATCGTCATCTCACAAg GTCTAAAATGTGCCCTACCCACTGAATCATGCCTAAATGGAGGACGATGTGAAGCCACCTCTAATGGAAATGGAGAATGCAA GTGTCCCAGTGACTACGTAGGCAATCGGTGCCAATATCCAAGTCCTTGCAGCCCTTCACCCTGCCGCAATGGTGGCGAGTGCCGCGCTGTTTCCCATGGTAACACGTTTGATTTCCGTTGCGTGTGCCGCCTGGGTTTCACCGACCGGCTATGCCTGACCCCCACCAACCATGCCTGCATGAGCTCCCCTTGTCGCAATGGAGGAACATGTGATCTCATTACCCTCACTGCCTTCCGATGCCGCTGCCCGCCTGGGTGGTCAG gtAAAACCTGCCAGCTTGCCAATCCATGTGCTTCCAACCCATGCGCAAACGGTGGTCAGTGCTCAGCCTTCGATTCCACCTACATCTGCACCTGCCCACCCGCCTTCCACGGTCAAACCTGCAAGCAAGACGTCAACGAGTGTGCCCAGactccctctccctgtctcaatggtggtgtgtgtgtgaatgaggtgGGCTCATACAACTGCCGCTGTCTTCAAGAGTACACTGGCCAACACTGTGAGACCCTCTACATGCCATGCAGCCCCTCACCATGCCAGAATGGAGGCACCTGTGTCCAGAAGGGAGACACCACCTATGATTGTAGCTGCCTGCCag GCTTCACAGGTCAGCACTGTGAGCACAACATTGATGACTGTCCAGGCCACAACTGCCAGaatggtggtgtgtgtgtggatggtgTGAACACCTACAATTGCCAGTGCCCACCTCATTACACAG GTCAATATTGCACAGAAAATGTGGATGAGTGTGAGTTGATGCCCAATGCATGCCAGAATGGAGGGACATGCCATGACACTCATGGCAGCTATCACTGCGTTTGCGTCAACGGATGGACGGGTGACGACTGCAGTGAGAACATTGACGACTGTGCCAGTGCAGCTTGTTACCATGGTGCTACCTGCCACGACCGTGTAGCCTCCTTTTTCTGCGAGTGTCCTCATGGGCGCACAG GTTTGCTGTGTCACCTTGATGATGCCTGCATCAGCAATCCATGTCAAAAGGGTTCCAACTGTGACACCAACCCAGTCAATGGCAAGGCAATCTGCACCTGTCCCCCAGGTTACACTGGGTCAGCCTGCAACCTGGACATTGACGAGTGCTCCCTCG GTGCCAACCCTTGTGAACACGGTGGTCGCTGCCTCAACACCAAAGGCTCTTTCCAGTGTAAGTGTCTTCAAGGATATGAAGGACCTCGTTGTGAAATGGACGTCAATGAATGCATGTCTAATCCTTGCCATAATGATGCCACCTGCCTGGACCAGATTGGAGGGTTCCACTGCATCTGTATGCCAG GATATGAGGGTGTGTTCTGCCACATCAACACAAATGAATGTGCCAGCCAACCTTGTCTCAACAATGGCAAGTGCATCGACAAGATCAACTCTTTCTACTGCGAGTGCCCCAAAG GTTTTTCAGGGAGTCTGTGTCAGGTGGACATTGACGAATGTGCCAGCACACCCTGCAAGAATGGAGCTAAGTGTACAGATGGTCCCAACAAGTACACCTGCGAATGTGCTGAAG GTTACACAGGGCAGCACTGTGAGACTGACATCAACGAGTGCTACTCTGACCCCTGCCACTATGGCACCTGTAAGGATGGCCTAGCCTCCTTCACCTGCTACTGCCGTCCTGGCTACACTGGCCGCCTGTGTGAGACCAACATCAATGAGTGTCTAAGCCAGCCCTGCAAGAATGGGGGCACTTGTCAGGACAGGGAGAACACATATATTTGTGCCTGCCCCAAAGGCACTGCAG GTTTCAATTGTGAGGTGAACCTGGACGACTGTAAGAGCAAACCCTGCGACTACGGGAGGTGCATTGACAAAATCAATGGCTACGAGTGTGCATGCGAGCCCGGCTACACAG GAGCAATGTGTAACATCAACATCGATGAGTGTGCCATCAACCCCTGTCACAACGGGGGCACTTGCGTTGATGGCATTAACAGCTTTACCTGCCTGTGCCCAGAGGGCTACAACGATGCCACCTGTTTGTCTCAGGTGGATGAGTGTGGCAGCAACCCCTGTATCCATGGCCGATGCCAAGACCTCATCAATGG CTACAAATGTACCTGTGACTCTGGCTGGAGTGGCCCAAATTGTGACATCAATAACAACGAGTGTGAGTCCAACCCGTGCATGAATGGGGGAACCTGCAAGGACATGACCAGCGGATACCACTGCACATGCAGAGCCGGCTTCACAG GACCTAACTGCCAAACTAACATCAACGAGTGTGCCTCCAACCCCTGCCTCAACCAGGGCACCTGCATTGATGATGTGGCTGGATACAAGTGCAACTGTTTGCTGCCCTACACTG GTGAAAACTGTGAGACCCTGCTGGCACCCTGCAGCCCGAGACCCTGTAAAAACGGTGGAGTATGTAAGGAGGCTGAAGACTACCAGAGCTTCTCCTGCATCTGCCCTGAAGGATGGCAAG GTCAAACATGTGAGATTGATATCAACGAATGTGTGAAGAGCCCATGCCGCAATGGTGCTATTTGCCATAACACTATGGGTGGCTATCAGTGCAAGTGCCAGCCAGGTTACACTGGCCAGAAGTGTGAGACAGACACTGATGACTGCAAACCAA atcCCTGCAGTAACGGTGGTCTGTGCCATGATGGCATCAACACTTTCACGTGTACCTGCCCGCTCGGGTTTCGTGGCGGCAGATGTGAGCAGGACATAAATGAGTGTGAGAGTAACCCCTGTAGGAATGGCGCCAACTGCACCGACTGTGTCAACAGCTACACCTGCACCTGCCCACCTGGCTTCAGTGGCATCAACTGTGAGATTAACACCAACGACTGCACTGACAG CTCTTGCTTCAATGGTGGCACCTGTGTGGACGGAATTAATGCGTTCACCTGCCTGTGTCTACCTGGATTCACTGGCAGCTACTGCCAATATGATATCAATGAGTGTGACTCCAAACCGTGCCTCAACGGAGGCACTTGTCTTGACAGTTATGGGACATACAAGTGTACCTGTCCTCATGGCTACACAGGAGTCAATTGTCAG AATCTTGTGCGCTGGTGTGATTCATCCCCCTGTAAAAATGGAGGTTCATGCTGGCAGCAGGGAGCCTCTTACACCTGCCAGTGTCAGACTGGGTGGACTGGTCTCTATTGTGATATCCCCAGTGTGTCTTGTGAGGTCGCAGCCAAACAGCAAG GGGTGGAGGTGGCTCACCTGTGCAGGAACTCAGGCCAGTGTCTGGATGCTGGAAACACACATTACTGCCGCTGCCAGGCCGGCTACACTGGGAGTTACTGCCAAGAACAAGTGGATGAGTGCTCACCCAATCCTTGCCAGAACGGCGCTGCCTGTACTGATTATCTGGGAGGCTACAGTTGTGAG tgCGTCCCTGGCTACCATGGTGTAAACTGCTCCAAAGAGATCAATGAATGTCAGTCACAGCCCTGTCAGAATGGAGGCACCTGCATCGACCTCATCAACACATACAAGTGCTCCTGTCCCAGAGGAACACAAG GTGTCCACTGTGAGATTAATTTGGATGACTGCACTCCCTCCACTGACCCACTGACCAACGAGCCCAAGTGCTTTAACAATGGCAAGTGTGTGGACCGCATTGGAGGTTACCAATGTGTGTGCCCGTCAGGCTACGTAGGTGAGCGCTGTGAAGGTGATGTCAACGAGTGCTTGTCAGACCCCTGTGACCCCAGAGGGTCCTACAACTGCATTCAGCTCACCAACAGCTACCGCTGCGAATGCCGCACTGGATATACAG GTCAGCGTTGTGACAGGGTGTTTGATGGCTGTAAAGGAAAACCCTGCAGGAATGGAGGAACATGTGCCGTTGCCAGTAACACACCTCATGGTTTCATCTGCAAATGTCCGCCT GGCTTCACCGGTTCTTCTTGCGAGTATGATTCTCGCTCCTGTGGGAGTCTGAATTGCAGGAATGGAGGTACATGTGTGTCAGGCCACCTAGGCCCACGCTGCCTGTGTCCACCAACCTTCACAGGGCCTGAGTGCCAGACCCCCACTGACAGCCTCTGCATCTCCAACCCCTGCTACAATGGTGGCACTTGCCAGATCACCCCAGACGTGCCTTTCTTCCAGTGCAGCTGCCCCAGCAATTTCAACGGCCTGCTATGCCACATCCTGGACTATTCCTTTGTCGGAGGCTTTGGCCGGGACATCACCCCACCTCCGGAAGTGGAGGTGAGCTGCGAGATTCCTCAGTGTGACGAGTGGGCAGGGAACCATATCTGTGACTCGCTGTGCAACAACCACGCCTGCGGCTGGGATGGAGGAGACTGCTCACTTAATTTTGATGATCCTTGGCAAAACTGCTCCGCGGCCTTGCAGTGTTGGCGCTACTTCAACGATGGGAAGTGTGATGGCCAGTGCAACAGCCCTGGGTGTCTCTATGATGGCTTTGATTGTCAGGGACAGGAAGGACAATGCAA CCCGCTGTATGACCAGTACTGTAAAGACCACTATGCTGACGGTCACTGTGACCAGGGCTGCAACAATGCAGAATGCGAATGGGACGGCCTGGACTGTGCCAACAACATGCCAGAGAAGCTGGCAGACGGGCACTTAGTTCTGGTTGTCCATATTCCCCCAGAGCAGCTTAAAAATCATTCTTCAGCCTTCCTTAGAGACCTCAGCAGCGTTCTCCACACCAACGTGGTGTTTCGCCGTGACGCCAAAGGAGAACCAATGATCTTCCCTTACTATGGCAATGAACAGGACCTCGTTAAACATAACGTGCTGAAGCGCTCTGCAGATCGCTGGCCTGAGTGGGCCTCGATGCCAGCCAATGTTTTGGGTCAAATGAAGGAAAGCGTGTCCGCCATGGTCAGCCCTCGGAAACGCAGAGAGTTGGATCCTGTTCAAGTCAAAGG GTCAGTGGTGTACCTGGAGATTGACAACCGTCAGTGTTACCAGCAGTCTAGTGAATGCTTCCAGAGTGCCACAGATGTAGCTGCATTCCTTGGAGCACTGGCCTCCAGTGGGAATCTCAACGTTCCCTATATTGAAGCTGTCACCA GTGTGAGACCTACTCCCTCCAGTTCAGAGCTCTACCCCATGTACGTAGTCTTCTTGGGCTTGGCTGCTTTGGGTTTCATCTGCCTTGGTGTTCTGGTGTCCCGGAAACGGCGGCGAGAGCATGGCCAGCTCTGGTTTCCTGAGGGATTCAAAGTGTCAGAGCCCAGCAAAAAGAAACGCAGAGAGCCATTGGGAGAGGATTCTGTTGGATTGAA GCCTATGAAGAACTCTGACATCAATCTTATGGATGACAATCAAAATGAATGGGATGATGAGGATCCAGACTGCAGGCGGTTCAGG TTTGAGGAACAAGCCATGTTGGATTTGAGTGACCATACTGACCACAGGAAATGGACACAGCAGCATCTGGATGCAGCTGACCTACGTATTGCATCTATCGCTCCTACCCCTCCTcagggagagatagagaatgACTGCATGGATGTCAATGTCAGAGGACCAG ATGGTTTCACTCCCCTGATGATCGCTTCCTGCAGTGGTGGAGGACTGGAGACTGGTAAtagtgaagaggaagaggatccCTCAGCAGAAATCATCTCTGACTTCATTTACCAAGGCGCCAACCTCCACAACCAGACTGACCGCACAGGCGAGACTGCCCTCCATCTGGCCGCTCGGTACGCCCGCTCCGATGCTGCCAAACGCCTCCTGGAGTCCAGCGCCGATGCCAACGTTCAGGACAACATGGGCCGTACGCCGCTTCACGCTGCTGTGGCTGCAGATGCACAGGGAGTGTTCCAG ATTTTAATCCGAAACCGCGCCACTGATCTTGACGCCCGCATGCATGACGGAACAACACCGCTGATTCTGGCAGCCCGACTGGCGGTTGAGGGCATGGTGGAAGAGCTTATCAACTGCCATGCTGATGCTAACGCCACCGATGATTCTG GCAAATCTGCTCTTCACTGGGCCGCTGCTGTAAACAATGTGGAGGCTGCTATGGTGCTGCTGAAAAATGGTGCCAACAAAGACATGCAAGATAACAAG gAAGAGACACCACTCTTCCTTGCAGCCCGTGAAGGAAGCTACGAGACAGCCAAGGTACTTCTGGAGCACTTTGCCAATCGTGAGATCACCGACCATCTCGACCAGCTGCCAAGAGATATCGCCCAGGAACGCATGCACCATGACATTGTCCGCCTTCTGGATGAGTACAACGTGGTTAGGAGTCCCGGGCTTCACAGCATCCCCCTAAGCACCTCCAGCCTCTCCCCACCTCTCTGCTCTCCCAATGACTACCTTAGTAACCTCAAGCCCACCCTGTCTGTCAAGAAGGTTCGCAAACTTAGCTCCAGCGGAAAAGGAGGGAAGGATGGGGGCAAAGATAAtagagtgaagaagaaaaagtcaCTGGATGGGAAGGGTAATTTGCTAGAcacatcagctgtcctctcccCGGTTGATTCCCTCGAGTCACCGCATGGCTACCTGTCTGATGTGGCCTCTCCTCCCATGACATCGCCATTCCAGCAGTCCCCACCTATGTCTCTAAATCACCTACAAGGCAATGGAGACTCCCATATGGGCCAGATGAGCATGGGTAAGGATATGGGACGTATGTCTTTTGACCCTAACCCACCCCGTCTCTCCCACCTGCCTGTGTCCAGCCCCAGCAACCAGGGCACAACATCCATAGGTGGCTGGGTCTCCAGGATGCACCCAGGTGTAGGCCAGCAAGGAAGCTTCACCCAGGCGCCACCCATATCCCACAACATGATGGGTGCTCTGCATGGCGTCAGCACTGCCACTCTGTCTCACATCATGGGCTACCAGAATCTGCAGACCAGCCACCTCGGCTCATCTGCACACATGATGCAGCAGGCTCACTCGCGGCAGCTCCAGCACCAGAACTCCAACTCCACCACAGCCGGGCAGTCCCTCAACCAGAGCTTCCCAAACGTCGAGCTGAACGGCTCCGACATGCAGCAAAACAACGGCTGCTCTATGCCCATCCACACTGTAATGCCCCAGGAGACGCAGATCCTCGGCACCCAATttctcacccctccctcccaGCACAGCTATTCTGGCCCCATGGACAACACACCTAACCACCAACTACAGGTGCCTGACCACCCGTTTCTAACTCCCTCCCCTGGCTCCCCTGACCAGTGGTCCAGCTCGTCCCCACATTCCAACATGTCCGATTGGTCAGAAGGCATCTCCAGCCCACCTACAAGTATCCATTCGCAGATGAATCTGATCCCAGACCAGTTTAAGTAG